From the genome of Nitrospirota bacterium:
TCTATCCCCCTTAGTAAGGGGGAAATTAAAGGAGGGTCACCGTATGTTAGTTTTGTGTCTGGTTACATTGCTCTTCATTCCTTCGCTGGCTCATGCAAAAACCCTTATTGTAGGGGTTGATTATCCAGCTATCAGCGATGCATTGAAAAAGGCAAAAAATGGGGATGTTATAGAGGTTAAGGCAGGACAATACAAGGAGAGACTCAAGATAGACAAAGCGGTGTATCTTAAGGGCATAAATAACCCAACCATCATTGAAAACGGAGGACATATAGCCACAATAGCGAGCAGGGGTGTTACTATGGAAGGGTTTACAATAGTAGATGAAAATCCCTCATTCCATTTGGAGAGTGCAGGGATATATATCTCAAAGGGAGCTGATGAGGCTGTCATAAAAAATAATCGCCTTCATGGTGTTATGCATGGTGTCTGGAGCGTTGGAGCCAGAGGCATAAGGATAGAAAACAATACAATAGAAAGCAAAAAGGCGCTTGAGAGAAACTACAGAGGCAATGGTATATACCTCATAGACAGCCAGGAAGCGATTATCACCGGAAACAGGATTAATTACTGTCGTGATGGGATTTACATAGAGGTCTCCCATGACGGAAAATTCATAGATAATGATATAAGAAATTCCCGCTATGCGGTCCACACCATGTGGGTTGACAGGTCTGTTTTCAGTAAAAACACAGCTATCGGTAATCTCGTTGGCATAGCAATCATGTATTCAAGACAATCTGAGATTACCGATAATACTGCTGTGGGAAACAGCACACACGGCATCCTTCTAATTCAGGCTATAAGAAGCCACATAGCAAGAAATACAGTTATAGGAAATACCAAAGGGATCTACTTTTACAATTCTGTATATAACAGCATGGACTCTAACCTGATAATGAATAATAGTCTTGGTCTGCATAGCTGGGGTGGCTCTGAAGATAATACCGTCACAAGGAATTCCTTTATAGGAAACGAAATCCAGGTAAAGTTTGTTGCAGGCAGAAACCAGCAGTGGGATAGTAACTACTGGAGCGATTATCTCGGATGGGATATGGCAGGTGATGGCATTGGCGATTCACCCTATGAATCAAATACCGTGGTTGACCATATCTTATGGAGATACCCCGCTGCTAAATTATTGTATGCAAGCCCGTCTTTCCAGCTCCTATGGATACTTGAAAAACAGTTCCCACTGCTCAAGGTTCCGAGAGTTGTGGATACTAAACCATCCATGCTCCCTTCACACAAAGACTGGAAGAAATTAAAGGCTGAATATCCATATGCACCTGAAAAATACTACGGTGAAATAGAAAAAATGCCAATTATCCATTGAGGTAAATGTTAATGTTTGAACTTCTTGATATATCAAAGTACTTTGGAGAAATAAAAGCCGTTGACTCTGTCTCCTTAAAAATAAAAGAAGGGGAAATGCTGGGACTTGTGGGCCCAAATGGCTCGGGCAAGTCAACATTGCTTAAGATAATGCTTGGGATTATAAAACCATTATCAGGTAAAGTCCTATTCAATGGTGAAGAATTGACAGAAAAAGACTGGAAGGCTATCAGGAAAAGGATAGGCTATATGCCTGAGAGGGTTAACTTTTATGACAATCTGACAGGGAGGGAAACCCTTAATCTCTTTGCCAGGGTCAAGTCCTGCAGTTTAAATAATATCTATGATATTGTAAAAAAAATAGTTTTCAAAGACGCCCTTGACAGAAGGGTTGGGGGCTACTCTAAAGGGATGCGCCAGCGGCTAAATCTTGCGCAGGCATTACTTAATGAGCCGGACATTTTGATACTGGATGAGCCCACATCAGGGCTTGATCCTATGGGTACAAAAGAGTTTTATGATATTCTGGATGCAGTGAGGGACAGGAAAAAACTTACAGTAATACTATCATCCCACATCCTGGCTGAGATAGAAGAAAAGATAGACAGGGTGGCGGTCATAAAGAATGGCAGTATCAAGGCTATTGGAGGTCTTGAGGAACTTTATACAGGTTTAAAACTACCGCTAAAGATCTCTATTGCCATAAATGAGAGGGATATGGTTCTGGAGGAATTGTTGAATGAATGGGGCGCTCTTAATATAAGTTACAAAGATGGGTACCTGCATGCCAGTGTTCCAATGGAAAACAAACTCAAGATGCTATCAGCTATTATGGCAAAAAGGGATGGTTTTGTTGATATCTCATTAAGAGAGCCAAACCTTGAGGAGGTGTTCTTTGGTATTCA
Proteins encoded in this window:
- the nosD gene encoding nitrous oxide reductase family maturation protein NosD — its product is MLVLCLVTLLFIPSLAHAKTLIVGVDYPAISDALKKAKNGDVIEVKAGQYKERLKIDKAVYLKGINNPTIIENGGHIATIASRGVTMEGFTIVDENPSFHLESAGIYISKGADEAVIKNNRLHGVMHGVWSVGARGIRIENNTIESKKALERNYRGNGIYLIDSQEAIITGNRINYCRDGIYIEVSHDGKFIDNDIRNSRYAVHTMWVDRSVFSKNTAIGNLVGIAIMYSRQSEITDNTAVGNSTHGILLIQAIRSHIARNTVIGNTKGIYFYNSVYNSMDSNLIMNNSLGLHSWGGSEDNTVTRNSFIGNEIQVKFVAGRNQQWDSNYWSDYLGWDMAGDGIGDSPYESNTVVDHILWRYPAAKLLYASPSFQLLWILEKQFPLLKVPRVVDTKPSMLPSHKDWKKLKAEYPYAPEKYYGEIEKMPIIH
- a CDS encoding ABC transporter ATP-binding protein; this translates as MFELLDISKYFGEIKAVDSVSLKIKEGEMLGLVGPNGSGKSTLLKIMLGIIKPLSGKVLFNGEELTEKDWKAIRKRIGYMPERVNFYDNLTGRETLNLFARVKSCSLNNIYDIVKKIVFKDALDRRVGGYSKGMRQRLNLAQALLNEPDILILDEPTSGLDPMGTKEFYDILDAVRDRKKLTVILSSHILAEIEEKIDRVAVIKNGSIKAIGGLEELYTGLKLPLKISIAINERDMVLEELLNEWGALNISYKDGYLHASVPMENKLKMLSAIMAKRDGFVDISLREPNLEEVFFGIH